One stretch of Eretmochelys imbricata isolate rEreImb1 chromosome 1, rEreImb1.hap1, whole genome shotgun sequence DNA includes these proteins:
- the GPR85 gene encoding putative G-protein coupled receptor 85 produces the protein MANYSHAADNILQNLSPLTAFLKLTSLGFIIGVSVVGNLLISILLVKDKTLHRAPYYFLLDLCCSDILRSAICFPFVFTSVKNGSTWTYGTLTCKVIAFLGVLSCFHTAFMLFCISVTRYLAIAHHRFYTKRLTFWTCLAVICMVWTLSVAMAFPPVLDVGTYSFIREEDQCTFQHRSFRANDSLGFMLLLALILLATQLVYLKLIFFVHDRRKMKPVQFVAAVSQNWTFHGPGASGQAAANWLAGFGRGPTPPTLLGIRQNANTTGRRRLLVLDEFKMEKRISRMFYIMTFLFLTLWGPYLVACYWRVFARGPVVPGGFLTAAVWMSFAQAGINPFVCIFSNRELRRCFSTTLLYCRKSRLPREPYCVI, from the coding sequence ATGGCGAACTACAGCCATGCAGCTGACAACATTTTACAAAATCTCTCTCCTTTAACAGCCTTTCTGaaactgacttcactgggtttcATAATAGGAGTCAGTGTGGTGGGTAACCTTCTGATCTCCATTTTGCTAGTCAAAGATAAGACCTTGCATAGAGCTCCTTACTACTTCCTGTTGGATCTTTGCTGCTCAGACATCCTCAGATCTGCTATTTGTTTCCCGTTTGTTTTCACCTCTGTAAAAAATGGCTCTACTTGGACGTATGGGACTCTTACTTGCAAAGTGATTGCCTTTTTGGGGGTTTTGTCCTGCTTCCACACTGCTTTCATGCTGTTCTGCATAAGTGTCACCAGGTACTTAGCTATTGCCCACCACCGGTTTTATACAAAAAGGCTGACCTTCTGGACTTGTTTGGCAGTTATCTGTATGGTGTGGACCCTTTCTGTAGCTATGGCTTTCCCCCCAGTTTTAGACGTGGGCACCTACTCATTCATTAGGGAGGAAGACCAATGCACATTTCAGCATCGTTCTTTCAGGGCCAATGATTCTTTGGGATTTATGCTTCTTCTTGCCCTTATACTCCTAGCCACACAGCTTGTCTACCTCAAGCTGATATTTTTCGTTCATGATCGCAGGAAAATGAAGCCAGTCCAGTTCGTTGCTGCGGTGAGCCAGAACTGGACTTTTCATGGCCCTGGAGCCAGTGGTCAAGCAGCAGCTAATTGGCTGGCTGGATTTGGAAGGGGTCCCACACCACCAACCTTGCTGGGAATCAGGCAAAATGCAAATACCACCGGCAGGAGAAGGCTACTGGTCTTAGATGAGTTCAAAATGGAAAAGCGAATCAGCAGAATGTTTTACATTATGACATTCCTCTTTCTGACCTTGTGGGGTCCCTATTTGGTAGCCTGTTACTGGAGAGTTTTTGCAAGAGGGCCTGTCGTACCAGGGGGATTTCTAACAGCCGCTGTCTGGATGAGTTTTGCCCAGGCTGGAATCAATCCTTTTGTCTGCATTTTCTCCAACAGGGAGCTGAGGCGCTGTTTCAGTACAACCCTTCTTTACTGCAGAAAATCCAGGTTACCAAGGGAACCTTACTGTGTTATATGA